The following are from one region of the Streptomyces tuirus genome:
- a CDS encoding DUF5701 family protein, which yields MPDTTPDPSTVLPALPALSAQAERLIELGVHETAGLSADGIRAFAAQAGADGDGALLAVHPDRVPASALAPLLRRDGKPGFVVVDMPDVDEFAPCAVELPGAPLYLVTGIDRGDHMSNWSPDEALPALTKEDRTPLVLTEGIHWVLQQPEALERNLCFMTIGSRLRKPNGTLDARTPAIWISNGTGRDGRERRNAPKVGWCWWNNRHTWLGFASTTGRRG from the coding sequence GTGCCCGACACCACGCCCGACCCGTCCACCGTCCTCCCCGCACTGCCGGCCCTGAGCGCGCAGGCCGAGCGGCTGATCGAGCTGGGGGTGCACGAGACCGCCGGGCTGTCCGCCGACGGGATCCGCGCGTTCGCCGCACAGGCCGGTGCCGACGGCGACGGTGCCCTGCTGGCCGTGCACCCGGACCGGGTCCCCGCCTCCGCCCTCGCACCGCTGCTCCGCCGCGACGGCAAGCCGGGCTTCGTCGTCGTCGACATGCCGGACGTCGACGAGTTCGCCCCCTGTGCCGTCGAACTGCCCGGCGCCCCGCTCTACCTGGTCACCGGCATCGACCGCGGCGACCACATGTCCAACTGGTCCCCGGACGAGGCCCTGCCCGCCCTCACCAAAGAGGACCGCACCCCGCTGGTGCTCACCGAGGGCATCCACTGGGTGCTCCAGCAACCCGAGGCCCTGGAGCGCAACCTCTGCTTCATGACCATCGGCTCCCGGCTGCGCAAGCCCAACGGCACGCTGGACGCCCGCACCCCGGCCATCTGGATCAGCAACGGCACCGGCCGCGACGGCCGCGAGCGCCGTAACGCCCCCAAGGTCGGCTGGTGCTGGTGGAACAACCGGCACACCTGGCTGGGCTTCGCCTCCACGACGGGCCGCAGAGGCTGA
- a CDS encoding aminoglycoside phosphotransferase family protein: MSARTSRALTAAVAAGRDLGLDVRDARVIYDVFSVVVHLAPSPVVVRVPTVLPSYADAASQAARQQRELDVVGWLADHGHPVIPPSPLVPREPVTRDGFSMTFWQFVDLDRSVEPDYARHAGLVADLHAALRAYPGELPFLSAAEPRFVTEGLAVLEGRPDLLGRADLDRARREWEVLEPVVGSRAGFEAVFPGVGFQPIHGDAPAANIVSGPDGVLYSDFELTTLGPVEWDLAALGPECEAAYDAAAGRLGLRRLDQDVLRVVNAVGMSRAVACLALAPQLPLLVDALKPAVEQWRTTPFAGGLDA; this comes from the coding sequence ATGTCCGCCCGTACCTCCCGCGCCCTCACCGCCGCCGTCGCCGCCGGGCGGGATCTCGGGCTCGATGTGCGTGACGCGAGGGTCATCTACGACGTGTTCTCGGTCGTGGTGCACCTGGCTCCGTCACCCGTGGTGGTCAGGGTGCCGACCGTGCTGCCGTCGTACGCCGACGCCGCGTCCCAGGCCGCCCGGCAGCAGCGGGAGCTGGACGTGGTGGGGTGGCTCGCGGATCACGGGCATCCGGTGATCCCGCCCAGTCCGCTCGTGCCGCGGGAGCCCGTGACGCGGGACGGGTTCTCGATGACGTTCTGGCAGTTCGTCGACCTGGACCGGAGCGTCGAGCCCGACTATGCGCGCCACGCGGGCCTGGTCGCCGACCTGCACGCCGCGCTGCGCGCCTACCCCGGTGAGCTGCCGTTCCTGTCGGCGGCCGAACCGCGGTTCGTCACCGAGGGGCTCGCCGTACTGGAAGGGCGCCCCGATCTTCTGGGGCGGGCCGATCTGGACCGGGCGCGGCGCGAGTGGGAGGTGCTGGAGCCGGTCGTCGGCTCACGCGCGGGGTTCGAGGCCGTGTTCCCCGGCGTCGGATTCCAGCCGATCCACGGGGACGCCCCGGCGGCCAACATCGTCTCCGGACCGGACGGGGTGCTGTACTCCGACTTCGAACTGACCACGCTCGGGCCGGTGGAGTGGGATCTGGCGGCCCTCGGTCCCGAGTGCGAGGCCGCCTACGACGCCGCCGCGGGGCGTCTGGGGCTGCGCCGGCTGGACCAGGACGTGCTGCGGGTCGTCAACGCGGTGGGCATGTCCCGCGCGGTGGCCTGCCTCGCGCTCGCGCCGCAGCTACCCCTGCTGGTGGACGCGCTGAAGCCGGCCGTCGAGCAGTGGCGGACGACGCCGTTCGCCGGAGGGCTGGACGCCTGA